From the Amycolatopsis thermoflava N1165 genome, one window contains:
- a CDS encoding fructosamine kinase family protein: MSVREAVERLLGVPVTGVRRSGGAVCLVTAEGRGVLVAKQGSGPGATAAEAAGLRWLGEHGDVPVPRVHAHDDEWIVMEYVPPTYPETAAAEAFGRGLARLHLRGAPAYGSPPPGGPADAWMGLAPMRNEECPDWATFYGSHRVLPYVRMCVDQGLYDAGQAQVFERLCARLPELGGPAEPPSRLHGDAWSGNVHWGQGAVWLIDPAAHGGHRETDLAMLRLFGTPLLEHILGAYEEAAKDLDAPLADGWRDRVELHQLFPLLMHAAVFGAGYARQALRAAEAALAR; the protein is encoded by the coding sequence ATGAGCGTTCGCGAAGCCGTCGAACGGCTGCTGGGAGTCCCGGTCACCGGTGTGCGCCGCAGCGGTGGCGCGGTGTGCCTGGTGACCGCCGAGGGGCGGGGTGTGCTGGTCGCCAAGCAGGGCAGCGGGCCCGGCGCGACCGCCGCCGAAGCCGCCGGGCTGCGGTGGCTCGGCGAGCACGGCGACGTGCCGGTCCCGCGGGTCCACGCGCACGACGACGAGTGGATCGTCATGGAGTACGTGCCGCCGACGTACCCCGAGACGGCCGCGGCGGAGGCGTTCGGGCGCGGCCTGGCGCGGCTGCACCTGCGGGGCGCGCCCGCGTACGGTTCGCCGCCACCCGGCGGACCGGCCGACGCGTGGATGGGTCTCGCCCCGATGCGCAACGAGGAGTGCCCGGACTGGGCGACGTTCTACGGTTCGCACCGCGTGTTGCCGTACGTGCGGATGTGCGTGGACCAGGGCCTGTACGACGCGGGGCAGGCGCAGGTGTTCGAGCGGTTGTGCGCGCGGCTGCCCGAGCTGGGCGGCCCGGCCGAACCGCCGTCCCGCCTGCACGGCGACGCGTGGAGCGGCAACGTGCACTGGGGGCAGGGCGCCGTGTGGCTCATCGACCCGGCCGCGCACGGCGGGCACCGCGAGACGGACCTGGCGATGCTGCGGCTGTTCGGCACGCCGCTGCTGGAGCACATCCTGGGCGCGTACGAGGAGGCGGCGAAGGACCTGGACGCCCCGCTCGCCGACGGCTGGCGGGACCGCGTGGAGCTGCACCAGTTGTTCCCGCTGCTCATGCACGCGGCGGTGTTCGGGGCCGGCTACGCGCGGCAGGCGCTGCGCGCGGCTGAGGCGGCGTTGGCGCGCTGA
- a CDS encoding AraC family transcriptional regulator translates to MLDEIRDLIAAHARPDLRTPVDGLLLSRVDTTEPEHSLTEPLLVLMAQGGKRLLLGDRVFEYRAGQFLLVTTALPVTGRFLEAPSLGAGLVLRPSAIAPLLLEAPAPRAPAGPAIATGDADADLLDAVTRLLRLLDRPADVPVLAPLIEREILWRLLTGPCGATLRQIGLADSSLSLVGRAIGRIRENYAEPMRIAELARLCGLSASAFHRHFRAVTAMSPLQFQKRIRLQEARSLLLSRPDDVAGVGHLVGYDSPSQFSREYRRLFGAPPGRDAARLRAAAPALP, encoded by the coding sequence GTGCTCGACGAGATCCGCGACCTCATCGCGGCCCACGCCCGCCCGGACCTGCGGACGCCGGTCGACGGCCTGCTGCTGTCCCGGGTGGACACCACCGAGCCGGAGCACTCGCTCACCGAACCGCTGCTGGTGCTGATGGCTCAGGGCGGGAAACGGCTGCTGCTGGGCGACCGGGTGTTCGAGTACCGGGCGGGCCAGTTCCTGCTGGTCACCACCGCGTTGCCGGTCACCGGCCGGTTCCTGGAGGCGCCGTCGCTGGGCGCCGGGCTGGTGCTGCGGCCGTCGGCGATCGCGCCGCTGCTGCTGGAGGCGCCCGCCCCGCGCGCCCCGGCCGGGCCCGCCATTGCCACCGGCGACGCCGACGCCGACCTGCTCGACGCCGTGACCCGGCTGCTGCGGCTGCTCGACCGGCCCGCCGACGTGCCCGTGCTCGCCCCGCTGATCGAGCGGGAGATCCTCTGGCGGCTGCTCACCGGCCCGTGCGGGGCGACGCTGCGTCAGATCGGCCTCGCCGACAGCAGCCTGAGCCTGGTCGGCCGCGCGATCGGCCGGATCAGGGAGAACTACGCCGAGCCGATGCGGATCGCGGAGCTCGCGCGGCTGTGCGGGCTGAGCGCCTCGGCCTTCCACCGGCATTTCCGCGCGGTCACCGCGATGAGCCCGCTGCAGTTCCAGAAACGGATCCGGCTGCAGGAGGCGCGGTCACTGCTGCTGTCCCGGCCGGACGACGTCGCCGGCGTCGGGCACCTCGTCGGCTACGACAGCCCGTCGCAGTTCAGCCGGGAGTACCGCCGCCTGTTCGGCGCGCCACCCGGCCGGGACGCCGCGCGCCTGCGGGCCGCGGCGCCCGCCTTGCCGTGA
- a CDS encoding SLC13 family permease gives MARPRGLPEALVAVPAALVVLAIGLVSPGEALAQVTAMAPTLGFLAAILVLADLADREDVFRWLGARLATASRGRPRRLLALTFAAAAGTTAVLSLDATVVLLTPVVLATTRTLDLPPKPHVYACAHLANSASTLLPVSNLTNLLAFAASGLTFTGFAALMALPWLVTVAVELAVFGWFFRRDLAGSVEPPAVDRAAPVFALVVIGLTLAGFGAGPLTGLAPGWVAAIAAAVLAVRALARRETSPRQLVVAANPLLSLFVLGLAIVVQAVSDHLLGGPLRALLPDTASLGGLLLAAFVAAALANLVNNLPATLILLAALGPHPAPGVLLAVLLGVNIGPNATYLGSLATLLWRRVLGRDAPGLGEFTRLGLATVPASLAAATVALWLVL, from the coding sequence ATGGCGCGCCCGCGCGGGTTGCCGGAGGCGCTGGTCGCCGTGCCCGCCGCGCTCGTCGTGCTCGCCATCGGGCTGGTCTCGCCCGGTGAAGCGCTGGCGCAGGTCACAGCGATGGCGCCGACGCTCGGGTTCCTCGCGGCGATCCTCGTGCTTGCCGACCTCGCCGACCGCGAGGATGTGTTCCGATGGCTCGGCGCCCGGCTGGCCACCGCCTCCCGCGGCCGTCCGCGACGGCTGCTGGCGTTGACCTTCGCGGCGGCGGCGGGCACGACCGCGGTGCTGAGCCTCGACGCGACCGTCGTCCTGCTGACGCCGGTCGTCCTGGCCACCACGCGGACGCTCGACCTGCCGCCCAAGCCGCACGTCTACGCGTGCGCGCACCTGGCCAACTCGGCGTCCACGCTGCTGCCCGTCTCGAACCTGACCAACCTGCTGGCCTTCGCCGCGTCCGGGCTGACCTTCACCGGGTTCGCCGCGCTGATGGCCCTGCCGTGGCTGGTCACCGTCGCGGTCGAGCTGGCGGTCTTCGGGTGGTTCTTCCGGCGCGACCTGGCCGGGTCCGTGGAGCCGCCCGCCGTGGACCGGGCCGCGCCGGTCTTCGCGCTGGTCGTGATCGGGCTGACGCTGGCCGGGTTCGGGGCGGGGCCGCTGACCGGGCTCGCGCCGGGGTGGGTGGCCGCGATCGCCGCCGCCGTGCTGGCGGTGCGGGCGCTCGCGCGGCGCGAGACCAGCCCGCGCCAGCTGGTGGTGGCGGCGAACCCGCTGCTCAGCCTGTTCGTGCTCGGGCTGGCGATCGTCGTGCAGGCGGTGTCGGACCACCTGCTCGGCGGTCCGCTGCGGGCGTTGCTGCCGGACACGGCGAGCCTCGGCGGGCTGCTGCTGGCGGCGTTCGTGGCGGCCGCGCTGGCCAACCTGGTCAACAACCTCCCGGCGACGCTGATCCTGCTGGCGGCGCTCGGCCCGCACCCCGCGCCCGGGGTGCTGCTCGCCGTGCTGCTGGGCGTGAACATCGGGCCGAACGCCACGTACCTCGGCTCGCTCGCGACGCTGCTGTGGCGCCGCGTGCTCGGCCGGGACGCACCTGGCCTGGGCGAGTTCACGCGGCTCGGCCTGGCGACGGTGCCGGCAAGCCTCGCGGCGGCGACCGTCGCGCTGTGGCTGGTGCTCTAA
- a CDS encoding acyl-CoA dehydrogenase family protein, producing the protein MTDWIARAREVAAQLAVDAVERDRANNTPYAEVQLLKDHGLVTLLGPAEHGGGGQTWETAYRVIREIAKADGSIGQLLGYHYLWAWAARLVGTDAQIAAVEELYTKNNFFFGGAVNPRDSDLKITQDGDELVYHGHKSFSTGSKVSDLTVLEGVLEGTDEHIFAIVPSKQPGIVFHDDWDNIGQRLTESGSVTISDVRVPWSDAAGYVDRKFQPLVYNTLNVPTIQLVFTNFYLGIAQGALESALAYTRERTRAWPYGGDDKASATEEWYVLEGYGDLQAKLWAAEALVDRAGAAISPLLHAPREELTPEARGEVAVLIAAAKQRIVDTGLEIGTKIFELTGARASATKYGLDRFWRNLRTHSLHDPLPYKRREVGDYALNGRLPEPSWYT; encoded by the coding sequence GTGACCGACTGGATCGCCCGCGCCCGCGAGGTCGCCGCCCAGCTGGCGGTCGACGCCGTCGAGCGCGACCGTGCGAACAACACGCCCTACGCCGAAGTCCAGCTGCTCAAGGACCACGGCCTGGTCACCCTGCTCGGGCCCGCCGAGCACGGCGGCGGCGGGCAGACCTGGGAGACCGCCTACCGGGTGATCCGGGAGATCGCCAAGGCGGACGGCTCGATCGGCCAGCTCCTCGGCTACCACTACCTGTGGGCGTGGGCGGCGCGCCTGGTCGGCACCGACGCGCAGATCGCCGCGGTCGAGGAGCTGTACACGAAGAACAACTTCTTCTTCGGCGGCGCGGTCAACCCGCGCGACTCGGACCTGAAGATCACGCAGGACGGCGACGAGCTCGTCTACCACGGGCACAAGTCGTTCTCCACCGGCAGCAAGGTGTCGGACCTGACCGTGCTGGAGGGCGTCCTGGAAGGGACCGACGAGCACATCTTCGCGATCGTGCCGTCGAAACAGCCGGGAATCGTGTTCCACGACGACTGGGACAACATCGGGCAACGACTCACCGAATCGGGCAGCGTGACCATTTCCGACGTGCGCGTGCCGTGGTCGGACGCCGCCGGATACGTGGACCGGAAATTCCAGCCGCTCGTCTACAACACGCTGAACGTGCCCACCATCCAGCTGGTGTTCACCAATTTCTACCTCGGCATCGCGCAGGGGGCGCTGGAGTCGGCGCTGGCCTACACGCGTGAGCGGACCCGCGCCTGGCCCTACGGCGGGGACGACAAGGCGTCCGCCACCGAGGAGTGGTACGTGCTGGAGGGCTACGGCGACCTGCAGGCCAAGCTGTGGGCGGCGGAAGCCTTGGTGGACCGGGCCGGGGCGGCGATCTCGCCGCTCCTGCACGCGCCGCGGGAGGAGCTGACGCCCGAGGCGCGCGGCGAGGTGGCGGTGCTGATCGCCGCGGCCAAGCAGCGGATCGTGGACACCGGGCTGGAGATCGGCACGAAGATCTTCGAGCTGACCGGCGCGCGGGCGAGCGCCACGAAGTACGGGCTGGACCGGTTCTGGCGGAACCTGCGCACGCACTCGCTGCACGACCCGCTGCCGTACAAGCGGCGGGAGGTCGGAGACTACGCGCTGAACGGCCGCCTCCCCGAGCCGAGCTGGTACACGTAG
- a CDS encoding SURF1 family protein gives MRLKFLLRPSWLALVVGVLAFAFACFTLLSPWQFSRNDEREAQNRAIEASLTADPRPLNDVLPPGAIPDTDTEWTRVEITGSYLPEHEVVARLRTVQGQPAFEVLTPFRATDGQVVLVDRGYLQPDSRTEVPPYAAPPAGTVTIVARIREDENDPKNRDAFADASTHGKLQSYSVDSRVVARSSGLDIRSGYFQLDSDQPGVLNALPLPQTDAGPFFSYALQWIAFGVMAIAGLVYFTVRELKPGGVLNEMAEKNKRKRKSVAEILAEDDAAANETGGEDRTEQPAQRN, from the coding sequence GTGCGGCTGAAGTTCCTCCTCCGGCCGAGCTGGCTCGCCCTCGTGGTGGGTGTGCTCGCGTTCGCGTTCGCCTGCTTCACGCTGCTGTCCCCGTGGCAGTTCTCCCGCAACGACGAGCGCGAAGCCCAGAACAGGGCCATCGAGGCCTCCCTCACCGCCGACCCGCGTCCGCTGAACGACGTTCTCCCGCCCGGCGCCATCCCCGACACCGACACCGAGTGGACCCGCGTCGAGATCACCGGCTCCTACCTGCCGGAGCACGAGGTCGTCGCCCGGCTGCGGACCGTGCAGGGGCAGCCCGCGTTCGAGGTGCTCACCCCGTTCCGCGCGACCGACGGACAGGTCGTCCTCGTCGACCGGGGCTACCTCCAGCCGGACTCCCGCACCGAGGTCCCGCCCTACGCCGCACCGCCCGCAGGCACGGTGACGATCGTCGCGCGGATCCGGGAGGACGAGAACGACCCGAAGAACCGGGACGCGTTCGCCGACGCCTCCACCCACGGCAAGCTGCAGAGCTACAGCGTCGACTCCCGCGTGGTGGCGCGGTCGAGCGGCCTGGACATCCGCAGCGGCTACTTCCAGCTCGACTCCGACCAGCCTGGCGTGCTCAACGCGCTGCCGCTGCCACAGACCGACGCCGGCCCGTTCTTCTCCTACGCGCTGCAGTGGATCGCGTTCGGGGTCATGGCGATCGCGGGCCTGGTGTACTTCACGGTCCGCGAGCTGAAGCCCGGCGGCGTGCTCAACGAGATGGCCGAGAAGAACAAGCGCAAGCGCAAATCGGTCGCCGAGATCCTCGCCGAGGACGACGCGGCGGCTAACGAGACCGGCGGCGAAGACCGAACAGAGCAGCCAGCACAGCGGAACTGA
- a CDS encoding low molecular weight protein-tyrosine-phosphatase produces MTEPSLHICFVCSGNICRSPMAAIVFRAHLERAGLADRVRVTSAGTGPWHVGEPADPRARETLREHGYTGKHVAAQVDSDHLAADLLLAADRGHLRELRRLVDDPERVRLLRSFDPEAPDGAEIPDPYYGGDDGFDEVLAMVERTVPALLDWAKARL; encoded by the coding sequence GTGACCGAGCCGAGCCTGCACATCTGCTTCGTCTGTTCCGGCAACATCTGCCGGTCCCCCATGGCGGCCATCGTCTTCCGGGCGCACCTGGAGCGCGCCGGGCTCGCCGACCGGGTCCGCGTCACCAGCGCCGGCACCGGGCCGTGGCACGTCGGCGAACCGGCCGATCCGCGTGCCCGCGAGACCCTGCGCGAGCACGGCTACACCGGCAAGCACGTGGCCGCGCAGGTCGACAGCGACCACCTGGCCGCCGACCTGCTGCTCGCCGCCGACCGGGGCCACCTGCGGGAACTGCGCCGGCTGGTGGACGACCCCGAGCGCGTTCGGCTGCTGCGGTCCTTCGACCCCGAAGCCCCCGACGGCGCGGAGATCCCGGACCCGTACTACGGCGGCGACGACGGGTTCGACGAGGTCCTCGCGATGGTCGAGCGGACCGTTCCCGCTCTGCTGGACTGGGCGAAGGCGCGGCTCTGA
- the sfnG gene encoding dimethylsulfone monooxygenase SfnG, giving the protein MPAPLKFAYWVPNVSGGLVTSRIEQRTDWGYDYNRELAVLAENNGFEYALTQVRYTASYGAAYQHESTGFSLALLLATQRLKVIAAVHPGLWHPGVLAKFVASADVLSGGRAAVNVVSGWFKDEFTGLGEPWLEHDERYRRSEEFIRVLKELWTNDAAEFRGDFYRIHDFDIKPKPLSTPDRPHPEVFQGGNSTAARKLAGRVSDWYFSNGKDFDGFSEQVAEVRGYAAEHNHAVRFGLNGFVIARDTEAEARDVLREIVDKADVQAVEGFRSAVQQAGRSTSDKKGMWADSEFADLVQYNDGFRTGLIGTPEQIARRAVEYKRRGADLLLLGFLHYHEDVEYFGREVLPIIRELEKELDATAATPEPVGSFS; this is encoded by the coding sequence ATGCCCGCACCACTCAAATTCGCCTATTGGGTGCCCAACGTCAGTGGCGGACTGGTCACCAGCCGCATCGAACAACGCACCGACTGGGGTTACGACTACAACCGAGAGCTCGCCGTGCTCGCCGAGAACAACGGATTCGAGTACGCCCTCACCCAGGTCCGCTACACCGCCAGTTACGGCGCCGCCTACCAGCACGAGTCCACCGGGTTCAGCCTGGCGCTGCTGCTGGCGACCCAGCGGCTCAAGGTGATCGCGGCCGTCCACCCCGGACTGTGGCACCCCGGGGTGCTGGCGAAGTTCGTGGCCAGCGCGGACGTGCTGTCCGGCGGCCGGGCCGCGGTGAACGTGGTGAGCGGCTGGTTCAAGGACGAGTTCACCGGCCTCGGCGAGCCGTGGCTGGAGCACGACGAACGCTACCGGCGGTCCGAGGAGTTCATCCGCGTCCTCAAGGAACTGTGGACGAACGACGCGGCCGAGTTCCGCGGCGACTTCTACCGGATCCACGACTTCGACATCAAGCCCAAACCGCTGTCCACACCGGACCGTCCGCACCCGGAGGTGTTCCAGGGCGGCAACTCGACCGCCGCGCGCAAGCTGGCCGGCCGTGTGTCGGACTGGTACTTCAGCAACGGCAAGGACTTCGACGGCTTCAGCGAGCAGGTCGCCGAGGTCCGCGGTTACGCGGCGGAGCACAACCACGCGGTGCGGTTCGGGCTGAACGGGTTCGTGATCGCCAGGGACACCGAGGCCGAGGCGCGGGACGTGCTGCGCGAGATCGTGGACAAGGCCGACGTCCAGGCCGTCGAGGGCTTCCGGTCCGCGGTCCAGCAGGCCGGGCGCTCGACATCGGACAAGAAGGGCATGTGGGCGGACTCCGAGTTCGCCGACCTGGTCCAGTACAACGACGGGTTCCGCACCGGGCTCATCGGCACGCCGGAGCAGATCGCGCGCCGGGCGGTGGAGTACAAGCGGCGCGGGGCGGATCTGCTGCTGCTCGGTTTCCTGCACTACCACGAGGACGTCGAGTACTTCGGCCGTGAAGTGCTGCCCATCATCCGCGAGCTCGAGAAGGAGCTCGACGCCACCGCCGCCACCCCCGAGCCCGTAGGGAGCTTCTCGTGA
- a CDS encoding bifunctional RNase H/acid phosphatase, which yields MVVEADGGSRGNPGPAGYGAVVRDAATGAVLAERQQGLGVATNNFAEYSGLIAGLRAAAEAGATEVDVRMDSKLVVEQMSGRWKIKHEALKPLAEQARQLAAGFAAVRYEWIPRAENAHADRLANEAMDTQAGKSAGPERTTPQKWTGAQGTPTRMMLLRHGQTAMSVDRRYSGRGDVPLTEHGLQQAAAAAKRLAALPDLGTDTAIVTSPLTRAKQTAQSVADALGARVETHPGLLETDFGEWEGLTFTEAAQRDPELHGRWLRDPSVPAPGGESFDEVHQRVRRTRDELVESHAGRTIIVVSHVTPIKSLLRLGLDAGPSLLFRLHLDLASLSIVEFYPDGNASVRLVNDISHLA from the coding sequence GTGGTCGTCGAGGCCGACGGCGGTTCGCGGGGCAACCCCGGGCCTGCCGGGTACGGGGCCGTCGTCCGCGACGCCGCGACGGGCGCGGTCCTGGCCGAGCGCCAGCAGGGGCTCGGGGTGGCGACGAACAACTTCGCCGAGTACTCGGGTCTGATCGCCGGGCTGCGGGCGGCCGCCGAGGCGGGCGCCACCGAGGTGGACGTCCGGATGGACTCCAAGCTGGTGGTCGAGCAAATGTCCGGCCGCTGGAAGATCAAGCACGAGGCGTTGAAGCCGCTCGCCGAGCAGGCGCGTCAGCTGGCCGCCGGGTTCGCGGCCGTGCGCTACGAGTGGATCCCGCGCGCGGAGAACGCGCACGCCGACCGGCTCGCCAACGAGGCGATGGACACCCAGGCGGGCAAGAGCGCGGGCCCGGAGCGCACGACGCCGCAGAAGTGGACCGGCGCGCAGGGCACCCCGACGCGGATGATGCTGCTGCGGCACGGGCAGACCGCGATGTCGGTGGACCGCCGGTACTCGGGCCGCGGTGACGTGCCGCTGACCGAGCACGGCCTGCAGCAGGCCGCGGCTGCCGCGAAACGCCTCGCCGCGCTGCCGGACCTCGGCACGGACACCGCGATCGTGACGTCCCCGCTGACCAGGGCGAAGCAGACGGCCCAGTCGGTCGCCGACGCGCTCGGCGCCCGCGTGGAGACCCATCCCGGCCTGCTGGAGACCGATTTCGGCGAGTGGGAGGGGCTGACCTTCACCGAGGCCGCCCAGCGCGACCCCGAGCTGCACGGCCGCTGGCTGCGCGACCCGTCGGTGCCCGCGCCGGGCGGGGAGAGCTTCGACGAGGTGCACCAGCGGGTCCGCCGCACGCGGGACGAGCTGGTCGAGAGCCACGCCGGCCGGACGATCATCGTCGTCAGCCACGTCACCCCGATCAAGTCCCTGCTGAGGCTCGGCCTGGACGCGGGGCCGTCGCTGCTGTTCCGGCTGCACCTCGACCTGGCGTCGCTGTCGATCGTGGAGTTCTACCCGGACGGCAACGCGTCGGTGCGCCTGGTCAACGACATCTCGCACCTGGCCTGA
- a CDS encoding zinc ribbon domain-containing protein, with the protein MKAEPAVQRQLLELAKVDAELSRVEHRRRTMPELAEIEGIQKTLRELRDTAIRHETAASDLDREIARQEKEIESVRAREDRDRKLIDGGTLPAKQVADLQHELETLARRQSALEDDLLELMERREALGLDVQRTGAEVDKTEQALADVEGRRDETLKDLDTTKARREEDRAKLVPRFPEGLLKLYERVRAHKGIGAALVRARKCLACNMEFDRNTVSELKAAAEDEVVQCENCGAILVRTVESGL; encoded by the coding sequence GTGAAGGCAGAGCCAGCCGTCCAGCGTCAGCTGCTCGAGCTCGCGAAAGTGGATGCCGAGCTGTCCCGGGTCGAGCACCGCCGCCGCACCATGCCCGAGCTCGCCGAGATCGAGGGCATCCAGAAGACCCTGCGCGAGCTGCGCGACACGGCGATCCGGCACGAGACCGCCGCCTCCGACCTGGACCGCGAGATCGCCCGGCAGGAGAAGGAGATCGAGTCCGTCCGCGCCCGCGAGGACCGCGACCGCAAGCTGATCGACGGCGGCACCCTGCCCGCCAAGCAGGTCGCGGACCTGCAGCACGAGCTGGAGACACTGGCCCGGCGCCAGAGCGCGCTCGAGGACGACCTGCTGGAGCTGATGGAGCGCCGCGAAGCGCTCGGCCTGGACGTGCAGCGCACCGGCGCCGAGGTCGACAAGACCGAGCAGGCGCTGGCCGACGTCGAGGGCCGCCGCGACGAGACGCTCAAGGACCTGGACACCACGAAGGCCCGCCGCGAGGAGGACCGCGCCAAGCTGGTGCCGCGGTTCCCGGAGGGGCTGTTGAAGCTGTACGAGCGGGTCCGCGCGCACAAGGGCATCGGCGCCGCGCTGGTGCGGGCGCGGAAGTGCCTGGCCTGCAACATGGAGTTCGACCGCAACACCGTGTCCGAGCTCAAGGCGGCCGCCGAGGACGAGGTCGTGCAGTGCGAGAACTGCGGCGCGATCCTGGTGCGGACGGTGGAGTCGGGCCTGTGA
- a CDS encoding Nif3-like dinuclear metal center hexameric protein yields MPALAEVIAALEDAYPPALAESWDAVGLVCGDPAEPVTDVLICVDPVAATIDEAIETGVQLVIAHHPLLLRGVHGVPADTPKGALVHRLIRAGIALYCAHTNADSANPGVSDALAEAIGLRVLRPLDPHPDGSTGLGRIGELPEPEPFAAFVRRVAAALPATEPGVLGAGDPDRLIRTVAVSGGAGDGFLGAATAAGVDAYVTADLRHHPAGEHLETGADAPALVGLTHWASEWPWCGQASAVLRDAFAGNVNVHVSARRTDPWTIRA; encoded by the coding sequence ATGCCCGCCCTCGCCGAAGTGATCGCCGCACTGGAGGACGCCTACCCGCCCGCGCTCGCGGAGAGCTGGGACGCGGTCGGCCTGGTCTGCGGCGACCCCGCCGAGCCGGTCACCGACGTCCTGATCTGCGTCGACCCGGTCGCGGCCACCATCGACGAGGCCATCGAGACCGGGGTCCAGCTGGTCATCGCGCACCACCCACTGCTGCTGCGCGGCGTGCACGGCGTGCCGGCCGACACCCCGAAGGGTGCGCTGGTGCACCGCCTCATCCGCGCCGGCATCGCCCTGTACTGCGCGCACACGAACGCCGACTCCGCCAACCCCGGGGTGTCCGACGCGCTCGCCGAGGCGATCGGGCTGCGGGTGCTGCGCCCGCTCGACCCGCACCCGGACGGCTCCACCGGCCTCGGCCGCATCGGCGAGCTGCCCGAGCCCGAGCCGTTCGCCGCGTTCGTGCGCCGGGTGGCCGCCGCCCTGCCCGCCACCGAGCCGGGCGTCCTCGGGGCGGGCGACCCGGACCGTCTCATTAGGACGGTGGCGGTCTCCGGCGGGGCCGGGGACGGCTTCCTCGGCGCCGCGACCGCGGCCGGCGTGGACGCCTACGTCACCGCCGACCTGCGGCACCACCCCGCGGGCGAGCACCTGGAAACCGGCGCGGACGCGCCCGCACTGGTCGGCCTGACCCACTGGGCCAGCGAGTGGCCGTGGTGCGGTCAAGCCTCGGCCGTCCTGCGGGACGCCTTTGCGGGTAACGTCAACGTTCACGTGTCCGCGCGCCGAACCGATCCGTGGACCATCCGTGCGTAA
- a CDS encoding aldo/keto reductase, whose translation MPLDHYLTLGRSGLRVSPYALGAMTFGDDPGGAGCGVEESEKILATYLDRGGNFVDTANFYTNGHSEKILGDWFAAHPGRRDRVVLATKFFTNMHPGDPNGGGAGRRSVIAQLDESLRRLRTDHVDLYWLHNWDRNTPVEETLRALDDLVRAGKVRYVGFSNTPAWVTAQAQTTALLRGWTPLIALQVEYSLLARTVEGEIAPLAADQGLGLVAWSPLKNGFLSGKYRRGAAPADSARAAFVGGPTESEYPVIEVVAAIAEELGTTSAAVSLAWLRARGVVPILGARRLSHLEDNLDEVALLPEHVRTLDEVSAPELAYPAPMHGEQRAMLQFAGTTVDGEPSTVYPPLAPGTVRY comes from the coding sequence ATGCCGCTCGACCACTACCTCACCCTGGGCCGATCCGGGCTGCGCGTCAGCCCGTACGCCCTCGGCGCGATGACCTTCGGCGACGACCCCGGTGGCGCCGGGTGCGGCGTCGAGGAGTCGGAGAAGATCCTGGCGACCTACCTCGACCGCGGCGGGAACTTCGTCGACACCGCGAACTTCTACACGAACGGGCATTCGGAGAAGATCCTCGGCGACTGGTTCGCCGCCCACCCGGGACGCCGCGACCGCGTGGTGCTGGCGACGAAGTTCTTCACCAACATGCACCCCGGCGACCCGAACGGCGGCGGCGCCGGACGGCGGTCGGTCATCGCCCAGCTCGACGAGTCGCTGCGCCGCCTGCGGACCGATCACGTGGACCTGTACTGGCTGCACAACTGGGACCGCAACACCCCGGTCGAGGAGACGCTGCGGGCGCTCGACGACTTGGTCCGCGCCGGCAAGGTCCGCTACGTCGGCTTCTCGAACACGCCTGCGTGGGTCACGGCGCAGGCCCAGACCACGGCGCTGCTGCGGGGCTGGACGCCGCTGATCGCGCTGCAGGTCGAGTACTCGCTGCTGGCGCGCACGGTCGAGGGCGAGATCGCGCCGCTGGCCGCCGACCAGGGCCTCGGGCTGGTCGCGTGGAGCCCGCTGAAGAACGGGTTCCTGTCCGGCAAGTACCGCCGGGGCGCCGCGCCGGCCGATTCCGCCCGGGCGGCCTTCGTGGGCGGTCCCACGGAGTCCGAGTACCCGGTGATCGAGGTGGTGGCCGCGATCGCCGAGGAGCTGGGCACGACGTCCGCCGCGGTTTCGCTGGCGTGGCTGCGGGCGCGGGGAGTGGTGCCGATCCTGGGCGCCCGGCGCTTGAGCCATCTGGAGGACAACCTCGACGAGGTCGCCTTGCTGCCGGAGCACGTGCGCACCTTGGACGAGGTGTCGGCCCCGGAGCTGGCCTACCCGGCCCCGATGCACGGCGAGCAGCGAGCGATGCTCCAGTTCGCCGGCACCACGGTCGACGGAGAGCCCTCGACGGTATACCCGCCACTGGCCCCCGGCACGGTGCGCTACTAG